In one Scomber japonicus isolate fScoJap1 chromosome 6, fScoJap1.pri, whole genome shotgun sequence genomic region, the following are encoded:
- the hic1 gene encoding hypermethylated in cancer 1 protein isoform X1, producing the protein MIIKGDLDRMAEDIGHAGGGLKTMLDAMEVPSHARDLLLQLNSQRTKGFLCDVIIVVQNALFRAHKNILAASSLYLKSLVVHDNLINLDHEMVSPGVFRVILDYIYTGRLSDGDPTSPSEPNLGAVLAAASYLQLLDLVALCKKKLKRNGKYPPRPGPAFLPYAKMGPNSMGGRYRVSTPVIQSCPPGGIMNSHASRAAPLEELVPHRLAIHAGELYAPTQGSQVFPSVHPALPAQLGLHSALPDRNCSPNYGLDLSKKSPNSQSQHTPSQSHLANTHNNEERDGTLSGRTSPMQGTNGRAFPSEKMESTDQGGSLTPPPFPHLNQPLGPHLPHLHRSGSQGTDRYPCPPSPDTPTDGGEGGREMGNIYRWVKHEPLSYTPEDEDEDEDEDEGGENGDQHHNHHKTGEESEGGDEKSGSGTEETGSSEGRPSPTGPMGRFHMPYEPESFGDNLYVCIPCDKGFPSSEQLNAHVETHTEEELYGNSGGEMGNSNNSNTKNISSNTNGYGSINSTNSLNSLSHLETKSNQGLGAGGIGEMIRPYRCSSCEKSYKDPATLRQHEKTHWLTRPYPCSICGKKFTQRGTMTRHMRSHLGLKPFACDSCGMRFTRQYRLTEHMRIHSGEKPYECQVCGGKFAQQRNLISHMKMHSSGGTAGGLTSDGKLKLDFAEGIYPLNKFTAEHLGLKQEKANELLIQAQQQLVADAKAMESLYPLSKLASEHLGLTHDKMDVLGSLPPPPQALSEGRTIDRYSPS; encoded by the coding sequence GTGGCGGACTGAAGACGATGCTGGATGCCATGGAAGTTCCAAGTCATGCTAGGGatctcctcctgcagctcaATAGCCAGCGCACCAAGGGCTTCCTGTGTGATGTTATTATTGTGGTGCAGAACGCCCTCTTCAGAGCTCACAAGAACATTCTTGCTGCCAGCAGCCTCTACTTGAAGTCACTGGTGGTCCATGACAATCTCATCAACCTCGACCACGAGATGGTGAGTCCAGGGGTCTTCAGGGTCATTCTGGACTACATCTACACAGGCCGCCTTAGTGATGGAGACCCCACTTCTCCCAGTGAACCCAATCTAGGGGCTGTTCTGGCAGCAGCCAGTTACCTACAGCTGCTCGACTTAGTGGCTTTGTGCAAAAAGAAGTTGAAAAGAAATGGCAAGTACCCTCCCCGCCCAGGTCCTGCGTTTCTGCCCTATGCAAAGATGGGGCCCAATAGTATGGGTGGCAGGTATAGGGTTTCTACCCCTGTCATTCAGTCCTGCCCTCCAGGAGGAATTATGAATAGCCATGCATCTCGGGCAGCACCACTAGAGGAGCTAGTTCCCCATCGACTAGCCATCCATGCTGGGGAGCTGTATGCTCCCACCCAGGGCTCTCAGGTGTTCCCGTCCGTGCACCCAGCTCTTCCTGCCCAGCTAGGCCTGCACTCAGCCTTACCTGATAGGAACTGCTCCCCCAACTATGGCCTTGATCTCTCTAAGAAAAGTCCCAACTCCCAGTCTCAGCACACACCCTCTCAATCCCATCTGGCAAACACCCACAATAATGAGGAGCGAGACGGGACATTGAGCGGCCGTACCAGTCCCATGCAGGGGACAAATGGGAGGGCCTTCCCCTCAGAAAAAATGGAGTCAACAGACCAAGGAGGCTCCCTCACACCCCCACCATTTCCCCATCTCAACCAGCCGCTTGgcccccacctcccccacctGCATCGCTCAGGCTCCCAGGGAACTGACCGCTACCCATGCCCCCCCAGCCCTGACACCCCCACAGACGGTGGAGAGGGCGGCAGAGAGATGGGCAACATCTACCGCTGGGTGAAACATGAGCCATTGTCATACACACctgaagatgaggatgaggacGAGGATGAGGACGAAGGGGGTGAAAATGGAGACCAGCACCACAACCACCACAAGACTGGGGAGGAGAGTGAGGGAGGTGATGAGAAGAGTGGGTCAGGCACAGAGGAGACAGGCAGTAGTGAAGGCCGCCCATCTCCTACCGGACCAATGGGGAGGTTCCACATGCCGTATGAACCGGAGAGCTTTGGGGACAATCTGTATGTCTGCATTCCCTGTGACAAAGGCTTCCCAAGCTCTGAGCAGCTCAATGCACATGTGGAGACACACACCGAAGAAGAGCTGTACGGCAACTCTGGTGGGGAGATGGGAAACAGCAATAACAGCAACACCAAAAACATCAGTAGTAATACAAATGGTTATGGGAGCATCAACAGCACCAATAGTTTGAACAGTCTGTCCCACCTTGAGACAAAGTCCAACCAGGGCCTGGGTGCAGGGGGCATCGGGGAGATGATCCGACCCTATCGCTGTTCCAGCTGTGAGAAGTCCTACAAAGATCCAGCCACTCTGCGCCAGCATGAGAAAACCCACTGGCTGACACGGCCTTACCCCTGCAGCATCTGTGGCAAGAAGTTCACACAGCGTGGTACCATGACACGCCACATGCGGAGCCACCTGGGCCTTAAGCCTTTTGCCTGTGACTCCTGTGGCATGCGCTTCACCCGCCAGTACCGTCTCACCGAGCACATGCGCATCCACTCCGGGGAAAAGCCCTATGAATGTCAGGTGTGCGGAGGAAAGTTTGCCCAGCAGCGCAACCTCATCAGCCACATGAAGATGCACAGCAGTGGAGGGACTGCAGGAGGCTTGACCTCTGATGGGAAACTGAAGCTGGACTTTGCAGAGGGCATCTATCCTCTGAATAAATTCACAGCAGAGCATCTGGGGCTGAAGCAAGAGAAGGCCAATGAGCTTCTCATACAGGCCCAGCAGCAGCTGGTAGCTGATGCAAAGGCCATGGAGAGCCTCTACCCACTGTCCAAACTGGCCTCGGAGCACCTGGGTCTCACCCACGACAAGATGGATGTCCTGGGATCCCTGCCCCCTCCCCCACAGGCCCTCTCCGAAGGCCGCACCATCGACCGCTACTCACCCAGCTAA
- the hic1 gene encoding hypermethylated in cancer 1 protein isoform X2 codes for MQISVVAGGGLKTMLDAMEVPSHARDLLLQLNSQRTKGFLCDVIIVVQNALFRAHKNILAASSLYLKSLVVHDNLINLDHEMVSPGVFRVILDYIYTGRLSDGDPTSPSEPNLGAVLAAASYLQLLDLVALCKKKLKRNGKYPPRPGPAFLPYAKMGPNSMGGRYRVSTPVIQSCPPGGIMNSHASRAAPLEELVPHRLAIHAGELYAPTQGSQVFPSVHPALPAQLGLHSALPDRNCSPNYGLDLSKKSPNSQSQHTPSQSHLANTHNNEERDGTLSGRTSPMQGTNGRAFPSEKMESTDQGGSLTPPPFPHLNQPLGPHLPHLHRSGSQGTDRYPCPPSPDTPTDGGEGGREMGNIYRWVKHEPLSYTPEDEDEDEDEDEGGENGDQHHNHHKTGEESEGGDEKSGSGTEETGSSEGRPSPTGPMGRFHMPYEPESFGDNLYVCIPCDKGFPSSEQLNAHVETHTEEELYGNSGGEMGNSNNSNTKNISSNTNGYGSINSTNSLNSLSHLETKSNQGLGAGGIGEMIRPYRCSSCEKSYKDPATLRQHEKTHWLTRPYPCSICGKKFTQRGTMTRHMRSHLGLKPFACDSCGMRFTRQYRLTEHMRIHSGEKPYECQVCGGKFAQQRNLISHMKMHSSGGTAGGLTSDGKLKLDFAEGIYPLNKFTAEHLGLKQEKANELLIQAQQQLVADAKAMESLYPLSKLASEHLGLTHDKMDVLGSLPPPPQALSEGRTIDRYSPS; via the coding sequence ataTCTGTTGTTGCAGGTGGCGGACTGAAGACGATGCTGGATGCCATGGAAGTTCCAAGTCATGCTAGGGatctcctcctgcagctcaATAGCCAGCGCACCAAGGGCTTCCTGTGTGATGTTATTATTGTGGTGCAGAACGCCCTCTTCAGAGCTCACAAGAACATTCTTGCTGCCAGCAGCCTCTACTTGAAGTCACTGGTGGTCCATGACAATCTCATCAACCTCGACCACGAGATGGTGAGTCCAGGGGTCTTCAGGGTCATTCTGGACTACATCTACACAGGCCGCCTTAGTGATGGAGACCCCACTTCTCCCAGTGAACCCAATCTAGGGGCTGTTCTGGCAGCAGCCAGTTACCTACAGCTGCTCGACTTAGTGGCTTTGTGCAAAAAGAAGTTGAAAAGAAATGGCAAGTACCCTCCCCGCCCAGGTCCTGCGTTTCTGCCCTATGCAAAGATGGGGCCCAATAGTATGGGTGGCAGGTATAGGGTTTCTACCCCTGTCATTCAGTCCTGCCCTCCAGGAGGAATTATGAATAGCCATGCATCTCGGGCAGCACCACTAGAGGAGCTAGTTCCCCATCGACTAGCCATCCATGCTGGGGAGCTGTATGCTCCCACCCAGGGCTCTCAGGTGTTCCCGTCCGTGCACCCAGCTCTTCCTGCCCAGCTAGGCCTGCACTCAGCCTTACCTGATAGGAACTGCTCCCCCAACTATGGCCTTGATCTCTCTAAGAAAAGTCCCAACTCCCAGTCTCAGCACACACCCTCTCAATCCCATCTGGCAAACACCCACAATAATGAGGAGCGAGACGGGACATTGAGCGGCCGTACCAGTCCCATGCAGGGGACAAATGGGAGGGCCTTCCCCTCAGAAAAAATGGAGTCAACAGACCAAGGAGGCTCCCTCACACCCCCACCATTTCCCCATCTCAACCAGCCGCTTGgcccccacctcccccacctGCATCGCTCAGGCTCCCAGGGAACTGACCGCTACCCATGCCCCCCCAGCCCTGACACCCCCACAGACGGTGGAGAGGGCGGCAGAGAGATGGGCAACATCTACCGCTGGGTGAAACATGAGCCATTGTCATACACACctgaagatgaggatgaggacGAGGATGAGGACGAAGGGGGTGAAAATGGAGACCAGCACCACAACCACCACAAGACTGGGGAGGAGAGTGAGGGAGGTGATGAGAAGAGTGGGTCAGGCACAGAGGAGACAGGCAGTAGTGAAGGCCGCCCATCTCCTACCGGACCAATGGGGAGGTTCCACATGCCGTATGAACCGGAGAGCTTTGGGGACAATCTGTATGTCTGCATTCCCTGTGACAAAGGCTTCCCAAGCTCTGAGCAGCTCAATGCACATGTGGAGACACACACCGAAGAAGAGCTGTACGGCAACTCTGGTGGGGAGATGGGAAACAGCAATAACAGCAACACCAAAAACATCAGTAGTAATACAAATGGTTATGGGAGCATCAACAGCACCAATAGTTTGAACAGTCTGTCCCACCTTGAGACAAAGTCCAACCAGGGCCTGGGTGCAGGGGGCATCGGGGAGATGATCCGACCCTATCGCTGTTCCAGCTGTGAGAAGTCCTACAAAGATCCAGCCACTCTGCGCCAGCATGAGAAAACCCACTGGCTGACACGGCCTTACCCCTGCAGCATCTGTGGCAAGAAGTTCACACAGCGTGGTACCATGACACGCCACATGCGGAGCCACCTGGGCCTTAAGCCTTTTGCCTGTGACTCCTGTGGCATGCGCTTCACCCGCCAGTACCGTCTCACCGAGCACATGCGCATCCACTCCGGGGAAAAGCCCTATGAATGTCAGGTGTGCGGAGGAAAGTTTGCCCAGCAGCGCAACCTCATCAGCCACATGAAGATGCACAGCAGTGGAGGGACTGCAGGAGGCTTGACCTCTGATGGGAAACTGAAGCTGGACTTTGCAGAGGGCATCTATCCTCTGAATAAATTCACAGCAGAGCATCTGGGGCTGAAGCAAGAGAAGGCCAATGAGCTTCTCATACAGGCCCAGCAGCAGCTGGTAGCTGATGCAAAGGCCATGGAGAGCCTCTACCCACTGTCCAAACTGGCCTCGGAGCACCTGGGTCTCACCCACGACAAGATGGATGTCCTGGGATCCCTGCCCCCTCCCCCACAGGCCCTCTCCGAAGGCCGCACCATCGACCGCTACTCACCCAGCTAA
- the hic1 gene encoding hypermethylated in cancer 1 protein isoform X3 has product MLDAMEVPSHARDLLLQLNSQRTKGFLCDVIIVVQNALFRAHKNILAASSLYLKSLVVHDNLINLDHEMVSPGVFRVILDYIYTGRLSDGDPTSPSEPNLGAVLAAASYLQLLDLVALCKKKLKRNGKYPPRPGPAFLPYAKMGPNSMGGRYRVSTPVIQSCPPGGIMNSHASRAAPLEELVPHRLAIHAGELYAPTQGSQVFPSVHPALPAQLGLHSALPDRNCSPNYGLDLSKKSPNSQSQHTPSQSHLANTHNNEERDGTLSGRTSPMQGTNGRAFPSEKMESTDQGGSLTPPPFPHLNQPLGPHLPHLHRSGSQGTDRYPCPPSPDTPTDGGEGGREMGNIYRWVKHEPLSYTPEDEDEDEDEDEGGENGDQHHNHHKTGEESEGGDEKSGSGTEETGSSEGRPSPTGPMGRFHMPYEPESFGDNLYVCIPCDKGFPSSEQLNAHVETHTEEELYGNSGGEMGNSNNSNTKNISSNTNGYGSINSTNSLNSLSHLETKSNQGLGAGGIGEMIRPYRCSSCEKSYKDPATLRQHEKTHWLTRPYPCSICGKKFTQRGTMTRHMRSHLGLKPFACDSCGMRFTRQYRLTEHMRIHSGEKPYECQVCGGKFAQQRNLISHMKMHSSGGTAGGLTSDGKLKLDFAEGIYPLNKFTAEHLGLKQEKANELLIQAQQQLVADAKAMESLYPLSKLASEHLGLTHDKMDVLGSLPPPPQALSEGRTIDRYSPS; this is encoded by the coding sequence ATGCTGGATGCCATGGAAGTTCCAAGTCATGCTAGGGatctcctcctgcagctcaATAGCCAGCGCACCAAGGGCTTCCTGTGTGATGTTATTATTGTGGTGCAGAACGCCCTCTTCAGAGCTCACAAGAACATTCTTGCTGCCAGCAGCCTCTACTTGAAGTCACTGGTGGTCCATGACAATCTCATCAACCTCGACCACGAGATGGTGAGTCCAGGGGTCTTCAGGGTCATTCTGGACTACATCTACACAGGCCGCCTTAGTGATGGAGACCCCACTTCTCCCAGTGAACCCAATCTAGGGGCTGTTCTGGCAGCAGCCAGTTACCTACAGCTGCTCGACTTAGTGGCTTTGTGCAAAAAGAAGTTGAAAAGAAATGGCAAGTACCCTCCCCGCCCAGGTCCTGCGTTTCTGCCCTATGCAAAGATGGGGCCCAATAGTATGGGTGGCAGGTATAGGGTTTCTACCCCTGTCATTCAGTCCTGCCCTCCAGGAGGAATTATGAATAGCCATGCATCTCGGGCAGCACCACTAGAGGAGCTAGTTCCCCATCGACTAGCCATCCATGCTGGGGAGCTGTATGCTCCCACCCAGGGCTCTCAGGTGTTCCCGTCCGTGCACCCAGCTCTTCCTGCCCAGCTAGGCCTGCACTCAGCCTTACCTGATAGGAACTGCTCCCCCAACTATGGCCTTGATCTCTCTAAGAAAAGTCCCAACTCCCAGTCTCAGCACACACCCTCTCAATCCCATCTGGCAAACACCCACAATAATGAGGAGCGAGACGGGACATTGAGCGGCCGTACCAGTCCCATGCAGGGGACAAATGGGAGGGCCTTCCCCTCAGAAAAAATGGAGTCAACAGACCAAGGAGGCTCCCTCACACCCCCACCATTTCCCCATCTCAACCAGCCGCTTGgcccccacctcccccacctGCATCGCTCAGGCTCCCAGGGAACTGACCGCTACCCATGCCCCCCCAGCCCTGACACCCCCACAGACGGTGGAGAGGGCGGCAGAGAGATGGGCAACATCTACCGCTGGGTGAAACATGAGCCATTGTCATACACACctgaagatgaggatgaggacGAGGATGAGGACGAAGGGGGTGAAAATGGAGACCAGCACCACAACCACCACAAGACTGGGGAGGAGAGTGAGGGAGGTGATGAGAAGAGTGGGTCAGGCACAGAGGAGACAGGCAGTAGTGAAGGCCGCCCATCTCCTACCGGACCAATGGGGAGGTTCCACATGCCGTATGAACCGGAGAGCTTTGGGGACAATCTGTATGTCTGCATTCCCTGTGACAAAGGCTTCCCAAGCTCTGAGCAGCTCAATGCACATGTGGAGACACACACCGAAGAAGAGCTGTACGGCAACTCTGGTGGGGAGATGGGAAACAGCAATAACAGCAACACCAAAAACATCAGTAGTAATACAAATGGTTATGGGAGCATCAACAGCACCAATAGTTTGAACAGTCTGTCCCACCTTGAGACAAAGTCCAACCAGGGCCTGGGTGCAGGGGGCATCGGGGAGATGATCCGACCCTATCGCTGTTCCAGCTGTGAGAAGTCCTACAAAGATCCAGCCACTCTGCGCCAGCATGAGAAAACCCACTGGCTGACACGGCCTTACCCCTGCAGCATCTGTGGCAAGAAGTTCACACAGCGTGGTACCATGACACGCCACATGCGGAGCCACCTGGGCCTTAAGCCTTTTGCCTGTGACTCCTGTGGCATGCGCTTCACCCGCCAGTACCGTCTCACCGAGCACATGCGCATCCACTCCGGGGAAAAGCCCTATGAATGTCAGGTGTGCGGAGGAAAGTTTGCCCAGCAGCGCAACCTCATCAGCCACATGAAGATGCACAGCAGTGGAGGGACTGCAGGAGGCTTGACCTCTGATGGGAAACTGAAGCTGGACTTTGCAGAGGGCATCTATCCTCTGAATAAATTCACAGCAGAGCATCTGGGGCTGAAGCAAGAGAAGGCCAATGAGCTTCTCATACAGGCCCAGCAGCAGCTGGTAGCTGATGCAAAGGCCATGGAGAGCCTCTACCCACTGTCCAAACTGGCCTCGGAGCACCTGGGTCTCACCCACGACAAGATGGATGTCCTGGGATCCCTGCCCCCTCCCCCACAGGCCCTCTCCGAAGGCCGCACCATCGACCGCTACTCACCCAGCTAA